Proteins found in one Camelus bactrianus isolate YW-2024 breed Bactrian camel chromosome X, ASM4877302v1, whole genome shotgun sequence genomic segment:
- the LOC105081012 gene encoding serine/arginine-rich splicing factor 2-like, producing MSYSRPPPNVDAMISLKVDNLTDRISPNILRRIFEKYGPIGDVYIPRDRFTKESRGFAFVRFFNKRHAEEAMDALDGMVLDGRKLRVQMAHYRRPPDLHHGLSRVTPPYRLEHQSCSPRLRHRSRSDTRSQSRSHGQSRLSHSKSPFRSHDRSPSTSTSRSTRSSKSKSSSGSGSSSVTTPRSKSRSPPLERQSNS from the coding sequence ATGAGTTACAGTCGCCCTCCTCCCAACGTGGATGCCATGATCTCCCTCAAGGTGGACAACCTGACCGATCGCATCTCGCCCAACATCCTGAGGCGCATCTTCGAGAAGTATGGGCCCATCGGTGATGTGTACATCCCGCGGGATCGCTTCACTAAAGAGTCCCGTGGCTTTGCCTTCGTCCGCTTTTTCAACAAGCGCCACGCCGAAGAGGCCATGGATGCCCTAGATGGGATGGTGCTGGATGGCCGTAAGCTGCGAGTGCAGATGGCACACTACCGTCGCCCCCCAGATCTCCACCACGGCCTTAGCCGGGTAACTCCTCCCTACAGGCTCGAACACCAGAGCTGCAGCCCAAGGCTTCGTCACCGCTCTCGTTCCGATACCAGGAGCCAATCTCGATCTCATGGCCAATCTCGCCTCAGCCACTCAAAGTCTCCGTTTCGCTCTCATGACCGATCTCCATCAACCTCTACATCCAGATCTACTAGAAGTTCCAAGTCCAAGTCCTCATCGGGGTCCGGATCTTCCTCAGTGACCACCCCCAGGTCTAAGTCCAGAAGCCCACCACTAGAAAGACAGTCCAACTCCTGA